The proteins below are encoded in one region of Styela clava chromosome 4, kaStyClav1.hap1.2, whole genome shotgun sequence:
- the LOC120326445 gene encoding uncharacterized protein LOC120326445 yields the protein MKALQLLVAILACLATLVVANRKPYRPWLPRKCRLKYSKRHDCGYKGIPPDQCRAKGCCYDEVPREDGINVPWCFKSSTDKFITNKLLTVLAAEGVDSDLILALYADANPGAEWLLAFKNGGLNTGHLLKMIGGDLNIDPFYLKILSGEDPIKLLLEKIAKQMGLKEEYLGYFADGNTEVILKHILYLVSAQNGNPSVPYSILTDLLSGKKLDSKKLLENYVEQLLPKGDKFTTEFYKALYSGNREEAIQWAYLSAFRYKFPQKGLYPQNSGLFMSLVMTQKNFPGKISPSIILALAKGEILPGINSDGQTFKQLFGVKAKDYICAAHDPSLQTACGPLKGRLYTSARECEEAGCCLMQAINGKSAMCFDNVLGSIGTFLAQNVIDEHYINETILEGNLPSIEDFIPWLPNNELPTRYQNWYGDGTRIETFADPYPTVLSLKPNKYRKDFKWKPHGPTSIPFEQKLPFEFLVPTIEPGVINPYPGGDEEASEAPIITQLELKGFSSICRAVLPKDRVECMSNSKALKDDGAECVASDCCYDPDWSDLNTPACFRLITYGQCYKVAYEEREDCGREGIKREECLQNPQCCYDTALPIQEFYKGTPWCYYKKRAPILPKDTCARASERKPCLSSSTLNGIVSKENCEYLGCCYEKVKVSFFDQVIGYSEASPTCFKPAEYDLTPTEEPDEEDPTEEVCQYKHDMEPHHRVPCGDITSFFECRLAECCYERIYFDTQFPWCFRKSTVAVSR from the exons atgaaagctctCCAGCTTTTAGTCGCTATTTTAGCTTGTCTTGCCACTCTTGTCGTTGCAAACAGAAAACCATATCGTCCATGGCTTCCCAGAAAATGCAGACTAAAGTACAGCAAAAGACACGACTGCGGATACAAAGGAATACCGCCCGATCAATGCAGAGCTAA GGGATGTTGCTATGACGAAGTTCCGCGAGAAGATGGAATAAATGTACCATGGTGCTTCAAAT caTCAACTGATAAATTCATTACCAACAAACTTCTGACGGTACTTGCGGCAGAAGGAGTTGACAGTGATCTTATTCTAGCTTTGTACGCTGACG ctaATCCTGGTGCGGAATGGCTGTTAGCGTTCAAGAACGGTGGACTCAACACTGGGCATCTCCTAAAAATGATCGGAG GCGACCTCAATATTGATCCATTCTACTTGAAAATATTGTCAGGAGAAGATCCTATCAAATTATTACttgaaaaaattgcaaaacaaaTGG GTTTGAAAGAAGAATACCTCGGATACTTTGCCGATGGAAACACAGAAGTCATACTCAAGCACATACTTTATCTTGTGTCAG CTCAAAATGGAAATCCATCTGTACCATACAGCATCCTGACAGATCTTCTCAGTGGCAAAAAActtgattcgaaaaaattgtTAGAGAATTATGTTGAGCAACTACTTCCAAAGG GCGACAAATTCACGACCGAATTCTACAAAGCTTTGTATTCTGGCAACCGAGAGGAAGCCATCCAGTGGGCATACCTATCAGCTTTCAGATACAAATTCC CTCAAAAAGGACTTTATCCACAAAACTCAGGTCTTTTCATGTCTCTTGTGATGACCCAGAAGAATTTCCCAGGAAAAATCAGTCCAAGCATTATTCTTGCGTTGGCAAAGGGAGAAATTTTACCCGGAATCAACAGCGATGGACAAACGTTCAAACAATTGTTTGGTGTCAAAGCTAAgg ACTATATTTGCGCCGCACACGACCCTTCACTACAAACTGCCTGCGGCCCATTGAAGGGAAGATTGTATACATCAGCTCGTGAATGTGAGGAAGCTGGTTGTTGTTTAATGCAAGCTATTAATGGAAAAAGTGCAATGTGCTTTGATAACGTTCTTGGATCTATTG GAACTTTCCTTGCTCAAAACGTCATCGATGAACATTACATCAATGAAACAATTCTTGAAGGCAATCTTCCCAGCATAGAGGACTTCATTCCAT GGTTACCAAACAACGAATTGCCAACCAGATACCAAAACTGGTACGGAGACGGCACCAGAATAGAAACTTTCGCAGATCCTTACCCCACTGTTTTG TCGCTTAAACCGAACAAATACAGAAAAGATTTTAAATGGAAACCACATGGTCCAACTTCCATTCCGTTTGAGCAAAAACTTCCATTTG aaTTTTTGGTGCCTACAATTGAACCCGGAGTAATCAATCCTTATCCAGGCGGAGACGAAGAAGCATCGGAAGCACCAA TCATAACTCAACTTGAGCTCAAAGGATTTTCATCCATTTGCCGTGCGGTACTCCCAAAAGACAGAGTGGAGTGCATGTCGAATTCCAAGGCATTGAAGGATGATGGGGCGGAATGCGTTGCTAGTGACTGCTGTTATGATCCAGATTGGTCTGATTTGAACACTCCAGCGTGCTTCAGACTTATTACATACG GTCAATGCTACAAGGTTGCCTACGAAGAAAGAGAAGACTGTGGAAGAGAAG GAATCAAAAGAGAAGAATGTCTGCAAAACCCACAATGTTGCTACGATACAGCTTTACCTATTCAAGAATTTTACAAAGGAACTCCATGGTGCTACTATAAAAAAC gaGCACCCATCTTACCAAAAGATACTTGTGCCAGAGCTTCGGAAAGAAAACCGTGCCTTTCAAGTT CCACTCTCAATGGTATAGTGAGTAAAGAAAATTGTGAATATCTTGGATGTTGCTACGAGAAAGTGAAAGTATCATTCTTCGATCAAGTGATTGGTTATAGTGAAGCATCGCCGACTTGCTTCAAGCCTGCTG aatATGATCTTACACCTACTGAGGAACCCGATGAAGAAGACCCAA CTGAAGAAGTATGCCAGTATAAACACGACATGGAACCTCATCACCGTGTACCGTGTGGCGACATAACTTCATTCTTTGAATGTAGATTGGCAGAGTGTTGCTATGAACGAATATATTTTGATACACAATTCCCGTGGTGCTTCCGAAAGA GCACGGTTGCAGTTTCAAGATAG